From a single Streptomyces sp. 1331.2 genomic region:
- a CDS encoding serine hydrolase domain-containing protein, producing the protein MQQYQGWADERFGAVADVFARNFAEFPELGAAVTVFVGGRKVVELWGGTADERTGRAWTQDTLVPVFSCAKGAVSISAHLLAQQGRLDLDAPVARYWPEFARSGKQEITTRMILGHRAGIPALDAVLSFEEIAAWTPVIRAIEAQQPLWEPGTTYEYHGHVLGFAVGEVIRRITGLTPGAFLRKEIAEPLGGLPVWIGLPESELRHVARLVEAEGRRPMPGPEHLLTRIVTMNGALVFPGLDVPHGWNDPALHAIELPGAGAVASATGLAGLYAAAVTGLDGSPRLLSRETVTDAVREVSAGAGFLGFDMGARWGSGVLLDSPAFRRLLGARSFGNDGAGGQFAFGDDEFGVGFAYVANRMIGHGDARANRLIEAVRECLG; encoded by the coding sequence ATGCAGCAGTACCAGGGCTGGGCCGACGAGCGCTTCGGTGCCGTCGCCGACGTCTTCGCGCGCAACTTCGCCGAGTTCCCCGAACTGGGCGCCGCCGTCACCGTCTTCGTCGGCGGCCGCAAGGTGGTGGAGCTGTGGGGCGGCACCGCCGACGAGCGGACCGGGCGGGCCTGGACGCAGGACACCCTCGTACCCGTCTTCTCCTGCGCCAAGGGCGCGGTGAGCATCAGCGCCCACCTGCTCGCCCAGCAGGGCCGCCTGGACCTGGACGCCCCGGTCGCGCGCTACTGGCCCGAGTTCGCGCGAAGCGGCAAGCAGGAGATCACCACCCGGATGATCCTCGGCCACCGCGCGGGCATCCCGGCCCTGGACGCGGTGCTCTCCTTCGAGGAGATCGCCGCGTGGACGCCGGTGATCCGGGCGATCGAGGCGCAGCAGCCGCTCTGGGAGCCGGGGACGACGTACGAGTACCACGGCCATGTGCTCGGCTTCGCGGTCGGCGAGGTGATCCGCCGGATCACCGGCCTCACCCCGGGGGCGTTCCTGCGCAAGGAGATCGCCGAACCGCTCGGCGGACTGCCGGTCTGGATCGGCCTTCCGGAGAGCGAACTCCGGCACGTGGCCCGGCTGGTGGAAGCCGAGGGCCGTCGTCCGATGCCCGGCCCGGAGCACCTGCTGACCCGGATCGTGACGATGAACGGCGCGCTGGTCTTCCCCGGCCTGGACGTTCCGCACGGGTGGAACGACCCGGCGCTGCACGCGATCGAGCTGCCCGGTGCGGGGGCCGTCGCCTCCGCGACGGGGCTGGCCGGCCTGTACGCGGCGGCGGTGACCGGCCTGGACGGCTCGCCCCGGCTGCTCTCCCGCGAGACGGTGACCGACGCGGTGCGCGAAGTCTCCGCCGGTGCGGGCTTCCTGGGCTTCGACATGGGGGCCCGCTGGGGTTCCGGGGTGCTGCTCGACTCCCCCGCCTTCCGCAGGCTGCTCGGCGCGCGCAGCTTCGGCAATGACGGCGCCGGCGGCCAGTTCGCCTTCGGTGACGACGAGTTCGGCGTCGGCTTCGCCTACGTCGCCAACCGGATGATCGGCCACGGCGACGCCCGGGCGAACCGGCTGATCGAGGCGGTG
- a CDS encoding DUF1707 SHOCT-like domain-containing protein — protein sequence MSGEPPELRASHADRDQAVDVLRLAAGDGRLSTDELETRVEAALSARTIGELASLTSDLPAAKQAEEVLHINQRFGRFERTGRWTVPRRIAFGTHFCRVILDFTEAEITHSTLHIDIDAQGGKLVLVTKPGIVVDTTELNVEFGKIKVRPPVDSGIPLLVRIELVGAARHIRVVEQFVTSEVARRARRT from the coding sequence ATGTCGGGAGAACCGCCGGAGCTGCGAGCCTCGCACGCGGACCGGGATCAGGCCGTGGACGTCCTGCGTCTGGCCGCCGGCGACGGCCGGCTGAGTACCGATGAGCTCGAAACCCGTGTGGAAGCCGCGCTTTCGGCTCGGACCATCGGCGAACTCGCCTCGCTCACCTCTGACTTACCGGCCGCCAAGCAGGCCGAGGAGGTGCTCCACATCAACCAGCGCTTCGGCCGGTTCGAACGCACCGGCCGATGGACCGTGCCTCGGCGGATCGCGTTCGGCACCCACTTCTGCCGCGTCATCCTCGACTTCACCGAAGCAGAGATCACTCATAGCACCCTGCACATCGACATCGATGCGCAGGGCGGGAAGCTAGTCCTGGTCACCAAACCCGGCATAGTGGTGGACACCACCGAGCTCAATGTGGAGTTCGGCAAGATCAAGGTCAGGCCGCCCGTCGACTCAGGCATACCACTCCTGGTCCGTATCGAACTGGTTGGCGCGGCCCGCCACATCCGCGTTGTGGAGCAGTTCGTCACATCCGAGGTGGCGCGCAGGGCCCGGCGCACATAA